A genomic stretch from Candidatus Woesearchaeota archaeon includes:
- a CDS encoding class I SAM-dependent methyltransferase produces the protein MKGDWSDEFVHHWEYYTGPARASKKDLEIIKSKIKLVGKECKVLILGATPEYRNLCGELKVQIACLDFSRYNFEYLKQEVTAKPHEKLVEGNWLQTVLDEKFDIILADNVINLVQREGINILLKNVQKMLKPHGIFMPRIYIRKEHETINEEQVIKEYRKKGSKKPLYNYIGRNLYLTVYNTENERVMLKNVYNAAEKLFQKGIITKEEFAFFEKAGMKDREFTFYMPTEKDIESAMKKYFDIINTCYNAEVDPELYPLYILKLK, from the coding sequence ATGAAAGGAGACTGGAGTGATGAATTTGTGCATCATTGGGAATATTATACCGGACCTGCGCGAGCATCAAAAAAAGATTTAGAGATTATAAAGTCAAAAATAAAATTAGTTGGCAAAGAGTGCAAAGTTTTAATTCTCGGCGCAACGCCAGAATACAGAAATCTCTGTGGTGAATTAAAGGTTCAAATTGCCTGCCTTGATTTCAGCAGATATAATTTTGAATACCTTAAACAAGAAGTAACAGCAAAACCACATGAAAAATTAGTCGAAGGCAATTGGCTGCAAACGGTTTTAGATGAGAAATTTGATATTATTCTAGCGGATAATGTAATCAATTTAGTTCAAAGAGAAGGAATCAACATACTTTTAAAGAATGTACAAAAAATGCTTAAGCCTCATGGTATTTTTATGCCAAGAATATACATTAGAAAGGAGCATGAAACAATCAATGAAGAACAAGTAATTAAAGAGTATCGAAAAAAAGGAAGTAAAAAACCATTATATAATTATATTGGAAGAAATTTGTATCTAACTGTTTATAACACTGAAAACGAACGAGTAATGTTAAAAAATGTTTATAACGCTGCAGAAAAATTGTTTCAAAAAGGCATTATTACTAAAGAAGAATTTGCATTCTTTGAGAAAGCTGGTATGAAAGACAGGGAATTTACATTTTATATGCCTACTGAAAAAGATATTGAAAGCGCAATGAAAAAATACTTTGATATTATTAATACATGTTATAATGCAGAAGTTGATCCAGAATTATATCCCTTGTACATTTTAAAGCTTAAATAA
- a CDS encoding class I SAM-dependent methyltransferase — MEQPNNSACYSKFVDAWHKAIYPARPSLQEIDIFDELMRDFKHKKLLILGSTPEFRDLGAKNNLQVTCADANSDMLEGMKQLMYYKNTHEQLVACNWLALPFQDSSFALVYGEQSINVLPLEQWEHFLQNVFRVLEPNGRFVLKIMMRKPGDEKSILSTFKKRNYDLAYIKLKAFGSLLPLTNNSLCIGDSVTYVTDLFKRSIVSSECYQRFLYHVDDIGKSGLRAYMMDKELFELLLSNYFHIEKKVHGADFEFHEHHPIYVLKKK, encoded by the coding sequence ATGGAACAACCTAACAATTCAGCATGCTACAGCAAATTTGTTGATGCTTGGCATAAAGCTATTTATCCTGCGCGTCCAAGTCTGCAAGAAATAGATATTTTTGATGAACTGATGCGTGATTTTAAACATAAAAAATTACTTATTCTCGGTTCTACTCCAGAATTTCGTGATTTGGGAGCAAAAAATAATCTTCAGGTTACTTGCGCAGATGCAAATTCTGATATGCTTGAAGGCATGAAGCAATTAATGTATTATAAAAATACTCATGAGCAATTAGTTGCCTGTAATTGGTTGGCATTGCCGTTTCAAGATAGTAGTTTTGCTCTTGTTTATGGTGAGCAATCTATCAATGTTCTTCCCTTAGAGCAATGGGAGCATTTTTTGCAAAATGTTTTTCGTGTCTTGGAACCAAATGGCAGATTTGTTCTCAAAATTATGATGCGAAAACCCGGTGACGAAAAGAGTATTTTGTCTACGTTTAAAAAAAGAAATTATGATCTTGCTTATATTAAACTCAAAGCTTTTGGTTCGTTATTGCCATTGACTAATAATAGTCTTTGCATTGGTGATAGTGTAACGTATGTTACTGATCTTTTTAAAAGAAGCATAGTTTCTTCTGAATGCTATCAGCGTTTTTTGTATCATGTTGATGATATAGGAAAAAGTGGATTGCGCGCTTATATGATGGATAAAGAATTGTTTGAGCTGCTATTAAGCAACTATTTTCATATTGAAAAAAAAGTACATGGCGCAGATTTTGAATTTCATGAGCATCATCCTATTTATGTATTGAAGAAAAAATAA
- a CDS encoding class I SAM-dependent methyltransferase yields MEPSIHNIQYWNKIFNEENYYASKPSDEEIEIYKHLIEKYTKGKNSALILGATASLRDICLEAGFKTTVVDINKDVIENMKNFMIPNNQNNERIMIKNWLEIDEKNRYDLVIGDASFNNIAWEEYTKLLLIIRRALKNEGIFILRQFVYNKNIKLRKPEEIIEEFRTTRKLRNLKYNLRMNSKISWSSTWYNQQNFESYWRVYFDYIRELFEKKLLTENEFNNVYKEAHKIISVFPPIELWEKLLRENNFFILAKERAEEYSYTVYAPIYVAKVTT; encoded by the coding sequence ATGGAACCAAGTATCCACAATATACAATACTGGAACAAAATTTTCAATGAAGAGAATTATTACGCATCAAAACCGTCTGATGAAGAAATTGAGATATATAAACATTTGATCGAGAAATATACAAAAGGAAAAAATTCTGCATTAATTCTTGGTGCTACTGCTTCATTACGCGATATTTGTCTTGAAGCAGGTTTCAAAACCACAGTAGTTGATATCAATAAAGACGTTATTGAAAATATGAAAAATTTCATGATACCTAATAATCAGAATAATGAGAGAATTATGATTAAAAACTGGCTTGAAATTGATGAAAAAAATAGGTATGACTTAGTAATCGGTGACGCTTCTTTTAATAACATTGCTTGGGAAGAATATACAAAACTTCTTTTGATAATTAGAAGAGCTCTTAAAAATGAAGGAATTTTTATTCTCCGACAATTTGTTTACAACAAAAACATTAAATTAAGAAAACCAGAAGAGATTATTGAAGAATTTAGAACAACAAGAAAATTAAGAAATTTAAAATACAATCTCAGGATGAACTCAAAGATTTCATGGTCAAGTACGTGGTATAATCAACAAAATTTTGAATCATATTGGAGAGTATATTTTGATTATATTAGGGAATTATTTGAGAAAAAACTTCTTACTGAAAATGAATTCAATAATGTTTACAAAGAAGCTCATAAAATAATTTCAGTGTTTCCACCTATTGAACTATGGGAAAAATTATTAAGAGAAAATAATTTTTTTATACTTGCAAAAGAAAGAGCTGAAGAATATTCCTACACAGTGTATGCACCAATCTATGTTGCAAAGGTGACCACATGA
- a CDS encoding zf-TFIIB domain-containing protein, whose amino-acid sequence MKCPKCNTNLKEVEVAIYGAKNKSLSYQCPNCDYFEFEKTSSKKVLEELREAPLKIKQRIVKLSGERLGIYLNNNVVRSLDLKKGEEVYVSVPDKKHILVELE is encoded by the coding sequence ATGAAATGCCCAAAATGTAACACTAACTTAAAGGAAGTAGAGGTAGCAATTTACGGCGCTAAAAATAAATCTCTAAGCTATCAATGTCCAAACTGCGACTATTTTGAGTTTGAAAAAACATCAAGCAAGAAAGTGCTTGAAGAATTACGAGAAGCTCCTCTTAAAATAAAGCAGAGAATAGTCAAATTATCAGGAGAGCGACTTGGTATTTATTTGAATAATAATGTAGTAAGAAGTTTAGATTTAAAAAAAGGTGAAGAGGTGTATGTTTCTGTCCCTGACAAAAAACATATTTTAGTAGAACTTGAGTAA
- a CDS encoding AbrB/MazE/SpoVT family DNA-binding domain-containing protein, with the protein MEVAITRMSSRGQVVIPTEMREDMQEGDKLIIIRNNNQIIMKKADNLDKNFKDDLEFARRTEEAFKRIEEGKGISMGFDEFIEEMKKW; encoded by the coding sequence ATGGAAGTTGCAATAACAAGAATGAGTTCCAGGGGACAAGTAGTGATACCTACTGAAATGAGAGAAGATATGCAGGAAGGTGATAAACTGATTATTATAAGGAATAACAACCAAATCATCATGAAGAAAGCTGATAACCTTGATAAGAACTTTAAAGATGATTTAGAATTTGCACGACGGACTGAGGAAGCATTCAAGCGAATTGAGGAAGGCAAAGGTATAAGTATGGGATTTGATGAATTCATAGAGGAAATGAAAAAGTGGTAG
- a CDS encoding ATP-dependent DNA helicase: MEQIYFPFDVVRDEQKRLMQDISASLQQQKNIIAHAPTGLGKTAAALAPALTYALQQDKTVFFLTSRHTQHLIALKTLQEIQEKYHLDFSVGDIIGKKWMCALPEVTTLYSNEFAEFCKKLREDTKCGFYAKTRKQTMGLTVEAKDTLHQIKTSIHDTEKIITLSKAANLCPYEIALEVCKTAKVIICDYYYLFNPSISENFLKKIDKELEQCIVIVDEAHNLPGRLREFASEKLSGIVMKNAIKEAKKFNYTETMGYLAGINEVIVSLMQKLGERKEMLLPKQTFVDEINKVRDYLLLINDLEFVGDAIKETQKRSFIASIARFLKSWLGTDDGFTRILSSEYGREGNYYLLSYRCLDPAVVSSVVVNNAYSTILMSGTLTPTEMYRDLLGVERCLEKEYKSGFSLLNRLDMVVPLTTTKFTERSEQQFMEIAQHCARLSNVIKGNVLIFFPSYAIMGNVKRYFSSKVTKTIFEESPRLTKDDKTKLLDKFKSYKNTGAVLLCAASGSFGEGIDLPGDLLQGVIVVGLPLQQPDLETQELIKYFDLKYAQGWNYGYVYPAFQKCLQNAGRCIRTETDKGVIVFLDKRYILPMYYRCFPEYLEMEVTRDYEPLIDEFFRRT, encoded by the coding sequence ATGGAGCAGATTTACTTTCCTTTCGATGTTGTTCGTGACGAACAAAAGCGTCTTATGCAGGATATTTCTGCTTCTTTGCAGCAGCAAAAGAATATCATTGCTCATGCTCCTACTGGTTTGGGAAAAACAGCTGCAGCTTTAGCGCCAGCTTTAACGTATGCTCTTCAACAAGATAAAACAGTATTCTTCTTAACTTCTCGGCATACGCAGCATTTGATTGCGTTAAAGACTTTGCAAGAAATACAGGAAAAATATCACCTTGATTTTTCAGTAGGAGATATTATTGGCAAAAAATGGATGTGCGCATTGCCTGAAGTCACTACCTTATACAGCAATGAATTTGCTGAATTTTGCAAAAAACTGCGCGAAGACACTAAATGCGGGTTTTATGCAAAAACCCGCAAGCAAACTATGGGATTAACCGTAGAAGCAAAAGATACTTTGCATCAAATAAAAACGAGCATACATGACACTGAGAAAATTATTACTCTTTCGAAAGCAGCTAATCTTTGTCCTTATGAAATTGCTCTTGAGGTGTGCAAAACAGCCAAAGTAATTATTTGTGATTATTATTATCTTTTTAATCCCTCAATTAGCGAAAATTTTCTTAAGAAGATAGATAAAGAATTAGAACAATGTATTGTTATTGTTGATGAAGCTCATAATCTTCCAGGACGTTTGCGGGAGTTTGCTTCTGAAAAATTATCTGGGATTGTTATGAAGAATGCCATTAAAGAGGCAAAAAAATTTAATTATACTGAAACTATGGGATATCTTGCAGGTATTAATGAAGTTATTGTTTCTTTAATGCAGAAATTAGGCGAGAGAAAAGAGATGCTTTTGCCAAAGCAAACTTTTGTTGATGAAATTAATAAAGTCCGGGACTATTTGCTTCTTATCAATGATCTTGAGTTTGTTGGCGATGCAATAAAAGAAACGCAAAAAAGAAGCTTTATTGCAAGCATTGCTCGATTTCTTAAATCGTGGTTAGGCACTGATGATGGCTTTACTCGCATATTATCTTCAGAATATGGACGAGAAGGAAATTATTACTTATTATCTTATCGGTGCTTAGATCCAGCAGTTGTTTCTTCTGTTGTTGTTAATAACGCCTACAGCACTATTTTGATGTCAGGAACCTTAACCCCAACAGAAATGTATCGTGATTTGTTAGGTGTTGAGAGATGTCTTGAAAAAGAGTACAAAAGTGGTTTTTCTTTATTGAACAGGCTAGACATGGTTGTGCCATTGACTACAACGAAGTTTACTGAACGAAGCGAGCAGCAATTTATGGAAATAGCACAACATTGCGCAAGATTAAGCAATGTTATCAAAGGAAATGTCTTGATTTTTTTCCCGAGCTATGCGATTATGGGAAATGTTAAACGTTATTTTTCTTCAAAAGTCACTAAAACAATATTTGAAGAAAGTCCTCGTCTCACTAAAGATGATAAAACTAAGCTATTGGATAAATTTAAGTCTTATAAAAATACTGGTGCTGTATTGTTATGCGCTGCTTCAGGAAGTTTTGGTGAAGGGATTGATCTTCCTGGTGATCTTTTGCAAGGTGTTATTGTTGTTGGTTTGCCCTTACAACAACCAGATCTTGAAACGCAGGAGCTTATCAAATATTTCGATTTGAAATATGCGCAAGGATGGAATTATGGCTATGTCTATCCCGCATTTCAAAAATGTTTACAAAATGCTGGAAGATGCATACGCACAGAAACAGATAAAGGTGTTATTGTTTTTCTTGATAAACGGTATATATTGCCTATGTATTATCGTTGTTTTCCTGAATATTTGGAGATGGAAGTAACTCGTGATTATGAACCATTGATCGATGAATTTTTCAGGAGAACATAG
- a CDS encoding type II toxin-antitoxin system RelE/ParE family toxin, giving the protein MVDAIFDLQFRKEFEKIKNKDLKEKIIKQVSKIKNNPEIGKPMRYSRKGTRELYMGSSRLSYIIEGILFTYWHFTIKMNNSFLSLLLSRTTGQRPDGMNEVHDGLPSGGS; this is encoded by the coding sequence GTGGTAGATGCCATATTTGATCTTCAGTTTAGGAAGGAATTTGAAAAGATTAAGAATAAAGACTTGAAAGAGAAGATTATTAAGCAAGTAAGTAAAATAAAAAATAATCCAGAGATTGGAAAACCTATGCGATACAGTAGAAAAGGAACAAGAGAATTATATATGGGTTCATCTCGTCTGTCTTACATAATTGAAGGAATATTGTTTACGTATTGGCACTTTACCATAAAGATGAACAATAGCTTCCTGTCCTTGCTTTTGTCAAGAACCACCGGTCAAAGACCGGATGGCATGAACGAAGTTCACGACGGACTTCCATCGGGTGGTTCTTGA
- a CDS encoding winged helix DNA-binding protein, with translation MSWVQTGLKNKEIFNVVFREKPTMMLLGLYNTKNAVYASSLAKNIDCTYSHVVKILQQMEKAGLIVFNKQGRLKLLTLTKKGNEIVEHIDKVRNIL, from the coding sequence GTGAGTTGGGTGCAAACAGGTCTTAAGAATAAGGAAATATTTAATGTTGTTTTTAGAGAAAAACCAACAATGATGTTGCTTGGTCTATACAACACAAAGAATGCAGTTTATGCTTCATCGTTAGCAAAAAATATTGATTGCACGTATTCCCATGTCGTTAAAATTCTGCAGCAGATGGAAAAGGCTGGTTTAATTGTATTCAATAAACAAGGAAGATTAAAACTTTTAACCTTAACAAAAAAAGGCAATGAAATTGTTGAG
- a CDS encoding putative toxin-antitoxin system toxin component, PIN family gives MIRIVVDTNILISSIFWNGDPYKIVQLCLDSELQIIISNEIIAETTRVLKRDFHLEETEIHDILECIKSYATICKNIITIEKISRDPLDDHIIACATASKSDIIVTRDQDLLVLKEYFNIKIVTPEQFLQDFHVQK, from the coding sequence TTGATCCGTATTGTAGTAGATACTAATATCTTAATCTCAAGTATTTTCTGGAATGGTGATCCTTATAAAATTGTACAGCTTTGTCTTGATTCAGAGCTACAAATAATTATATCAAATGAAATAATTGCTGAAACAACAAGAGTTTTGAAAAGAGATTTTCATCTTGAAGAAACAGAAATTCATGATATTTTAGAATGTATTAAAAGTTATGCAACTATTTGTAAAAATATTATAACTATCGAAAAAATTAGTAGAGATCCCCTTGATGACCATATCATAGCTTGTGCGACTGCATCGAAATCAGACATTATTGTTACAAGAGATCAGGATTTATTAGTATTAAAAGAATATTTTAACATAAAAATAGTAACGCCAGAACAATTTTTACAAGACTTTCACGTACAAAAATAA
- a CDS encoding PLP-dependent transferase → MHEHWFNRVWKRARDSILVTPQNYDPDFSEFNQRLADAWEKVKDVSEPSQINIPMSRIGQLAAIRAWQDPGHFYARSGSPSHDALHYMLLRAEAGYISDVEQHVAAASFPAGMSAIDTVIEELVRHIPKANRKNILFLQGKQVYPQTYKVLGEGLEEKGLLPSVKIDTTNLGEVQDVLQRHNRKVVGIFYEPVTNPTIQYTDTRALAALAHSFDVPVIVDATFLTPYEQQPLRMGADIVIHSATKYLNGAGDMLAGVVVAPLSFVHGNGSVTGMKEVQERAGRVLDPKLAFTLAERVQHLGLRMEDHVTNACHAADYLDNSEFVERVYYPDLGNGTRSGTAGGVLSFVLKGVDGSEKIAREKALIQYLITHKDSAPISFSVGLGDTQYRMIGLNTLGYLTSHEPGLVRFAIGRTFEVGRVITFLDTALNHVYKTH, encoded by the coding sequence ATGCATGAACATTGGTTTAATCGAGTATGGAAAAGGGCAAGAGATAGTATTTTAGTTACTCCCCAGAATTATGATCCTGATTTTAGTGAATTTAATCAAAGACTAGCTGATGCTTGGGAAAAAGTAAAAGATGTTTCTGAACCTTCACAAATAAATATTCCTATGAGTAGAATTGGTCAATTAGCAGCTATTAGGGCATGGCAGGATCCAGGACATTTTTATGCTCGTTCTGGCAGTCCAAGTCATGATGCTTTACATTATATGTTATTACGGGCAGAAGCAGGCTATATTTCAGATGTTGAACAGCATGTAGCAGCAGCATCTTTTCCTGCAGGAATGTCTGCAATTGATACTGTTATTGAAGAATTAGTAAGGCATATTCCTAAGGCAAATAGAAAAAATATTTTATTTCTTCAAGGAAAACAAGTCTATCCACAAACGTATAAAGTTCTTGGTGAGGGCTTAGAGGAAAAAGGTTTATTGCCTTCAGTAAAAATTGACACAACTAATTTAGGTGAAGTACAAGATGTATTACAACGACATAACCGAAAAGTGGTAGGCATATTTTATGAACCTGTAACTAATCCTACCATTCAATATACTGATACAAGAGCCTTGGCTGCATTAGCACATTCTTTTGATGTTCCGGTAATTGTTGATGCCACTTTTTTAACGCCTTATGAACAACAGCCATTGAGAATGGGAGCAGATATTGTTATTCATAGCGCTACTAAATATCTCAATGGAGCAGGAGACATGTTGGCGGGTGTTGTTGTTGCACCTCTTAGTTTTGTCCATGGAAATGGTTCAGTAACAGGCATGAAAGAAGTGCAAGAAAGAGCAGGAAGAGTGCTTGATCCAAAGTTAGCTTTTACTCTCGCAGAAAGGGTTCAACATCTTGGTTTACGTATGGAAGATCACGTAACTAATGCTTGTCATGCTGCTGATTATTTAGACAACTCAGAATTTGTTGAACGAGTTTATTATCCAGATTTAGGCAATGGAACAAGATCTGGTACTGCAGGCGGTGTGTTAAGTTTTGTTTTAAAAGGCGTTGATGGGTCTGAAAAAATTGCTCGTGAAAAAGCATTAATTCAATATTTAATCACGCATAAAGATTCTGCTCCAATTAGTTTTTCAGTAGGTTTAGGCGATACGCAATATCGTATGATTGGTTTAAACACTTTAGGTTATCTTACTTCACATGAACCAGGACTTGTAAGGTTTGCGATCGGAAGAACGTTTGAAGTAGGCAGAGTAATAACGTTTTTAGATACAGCATTGAATCATGTTTACAAAACACATTAA